In Marixanthomonas ophiurae, one genomic interval encodes:
- a CDS encoding YobI family P-loop NTPase → MKKKLLDFLLIASKKIEKLHFKLSEKNTEELDYSSLSPISNGDKEGHYSKALQWALENREKEDIKNIALTGSYGSGKSTILKTFQKNYKGTELEFLNISLATFKEEKPKYNEQGHLIEKDKEELLRLIETSILQQIFYHEEDKNIPDSRFKKIKSYGAKKLFLTSLGILIFIIALLNYFYPYLIQSVFKDNPLSDFTCDALHYGSIAIILIGIFFITYKSIRIISSITINKLKFHNAEIGIGESINKSILNHHLDEILYFFTIRPYNVVIIEDLDRFEETEIFTKLREINLLLNNSEKTKKKNITFIYAVRDDMFSDNERIKFFDFIIPVIPVINSSNSSEILRQKKKKYIYDLTDAFIEDISFFIDDMRLLHNITNEFYLYKTKQGETPLNQDKLFAIITYKNKYPNDFVSLSKNEGSLYSILNSKSKYINQEIKRIEKDITTLKDEIKNLDLINFKNTNELRQLYIIRVMETLDNFNNFIINKEPITLNDLLKDENFEYLKSNDLFYKSSFHNRSYNRTDYPIKKVEILFSEIEKKVDSKKSYNVKEQEIIDFKSIKSNSTRKEIQELERQKIKIRNLKISELLQSNEKIDLNINENLDADFITTIIRNGYISEDYIDYISLFHEGSITRNDHKFIINVRNKQKLEFDYKLSKIDKVIPKISPIDFNSEFILNYDLLDFLLKNHRNNKVPLDYVFTKLKDESSTSTLFINGFVDITENLNLFIKTLCEYWIGIWEYYVNDVAFSDEQLNTILKYIIEYAEIESIIKIEKQSNLKNYLTKDSEILNITSNNDKLINIISDLELKFIDLDFKNSPENILEFIYENNHYEINEKMVSEIIKKYGEFEQVSFDNSNYSSIKNSNSNSLINYIEDYINDYITNIYLKLDTNINEEQKSYLELLNHSDLSLKLKKEVIKKVATKISDISIIEEANLLPYIIENNKIEPKWENLLFFFKESENKILESSIGFINNIENANELAKVKMATKFNDENIFGVFCKALMQSNKINNESFDLITNSIPFWYSDLDIANLDEEKVHSLINNRVISPTIKSFESLKENYEKLNIKLLEKHKAKFIEKIEELILDANDVELILKSKKLNNIEKLKFLESCSNDTILSKSENLKSISQLILNDSSFRVNELLFKALIIDQSVSIVNRIKLFNKNLFSVDETFIEKFLINLASNYEKITNKNKKAKIKDNPDNRELLTNLKRKDYISSFSVGIFGLRVNHKRK, encoded by the coding sequence ATGAAAAAAAAACTACTTGATTTCTTATTAATTGCTTCAAAAAAAATTGAAAAATTACATTTTAAATTATCTGAAAAAAATACAGAAGAATTAGATTATTCATCTCTTTCTCCAATTTCTAATGGAGACAAAGAAGGTCATTACTCAAAAGCTCTACAATGGGCACTTGAAAATCGTGAAAAAGAGGATATAAAAAACATTGCCCTTACAGGGTCTTATGGCTCTGGTAAAAGTACAATTCTGAAGACTTTCCAAAAAAACTACAAAGGAACTGAATTAGAATTTCTAAATATTTCTTTAGCAACATTTAAAGAGGAAAAACCAAAATATAATGAACAAGGACACCTTATTGAAAAAGATAAAGAAGAACTTTTACGGCTTATAGAAACAAGCATTTTACAACAAATTTTTTATCACGAAGAAGATAAAAATATACCTGATTCAAGATTTAAAAAAATTAAAAGTTATGGTGCTAAAAAATTGTTTTTAACCTCCCTTGGTATTTTAATATTTATAATAGCCTTACTAAATTATTTTTACCCTTATCTCATCCAAAGTGTTTTTAAAGATAATCCTTTAAGTGATTTTACTTGTGATGCTTTACATTATGGTAGTATAGCAATAATTTTAATTGGTATATTCTTTATCACATATAAATCAATTAGAATTATTAGTTCTATAACAATTAATAAACTTAAGTTTCATAATGCTGAAATAGGAATTGGAGAAAGTATAAACAAGTCTATATTGAACCATCACTTAGATGAAATCCTTTATTTCTTTACAATAAGACCTTATAATGTAGTAATCATTGAAGACCTTGACCGTTTTGAAGAAACCGAAATTTTCACAAAGCTTAGGGAGATTAACCTTCTACTCAACAACTCTGAAAAAACTAAAAAGAAAAATATCACATTTATTTATGCTGTAAGAGACGATATGTTTTCAGACAATGAGAGAATTAAATTTTTTGATTTCATAATTCCCGTTATTCCAGTAATTAATTCATCAAATTCGAGTGAAATTTTAAGACAAAAAAAGAAAAAATATATTTATGATTTAACAGATGCTTTTATAGAAGACATATCTTTTTTTATTGATGATATGCGCTTACTTCATAATATCACTAATGAATTTTATTTATACAAAACGAAACAAGGTGAGACACCCTTAAATCAAGATAAATTATTCGCAATTATTACTTATAAAAATAAATACCCGAATGACTTTGTTTCATTAAGCAAAAATGAAGGTAGTTTATACAGTATTCTAAACTCAAAATCAAAATATATAAATCAAGAAATAAAACGAATAGAAAAAGATATAACTACTTTAAAAGATGAAATTAAAAACCTGGATTTAATTAATTTTAAAAACACAAATGAACTTCGACAATTATATATCATTCGAGTTATGGAAACATTAGACAACTTTAATAATTTTATCATTAACAAAGAACCTATTACACTTAATGATTTATTAAAAGATGAAAACTTTGAATACTTAAAAAGTAATGATTTATTTTATAAATCATCTTTCCATAATAGAAGTTACAATAGAACTGATTATCCAATTAAAAAAGTAGAAATTTTATTTTCTGAAATTGAAAAAAAGGTTGATTCGAAAAAATCTTATAATGTTAAGGAACAAGAGATTATTGATTTTAAATCAATTAAATCAAATTCTACAAGAAAAGAAATACAAGAACTGGAGAGGCAAAAAATTAAGATTAGAAATTTAAAAATCTCTGAATTATTACAATCAAATGAAAAAATTGATTTAAATATAAATGAAAATTTAGATGCAGATTTCATTACAACTATAATTAGAAATGGATATATCTCGGAAGATTATATTGATTACATTTCTTTATTTCACGAAGGTAGTATTACAAGAAATGATCATAAATTCATTATCAATGTAAGAAATAAACAAAAATTAGAATTTGACTATAAACTTTCAAAAATTGACAAAGTAATTCCAAAAATAAGTCCAATTGATTTTAACTCTGAATTTATCTTGAATTATGACTTGTTAGACTTCTTACTTAAAAACCATAGAAATAATAAGGTTCCTTTAGACTATGTTTTTACAAAGTTAAAAGATGAATCCTCTACTTCTACTCTATTTATAAACGGCTTTGTTGATATAACAGAGAATTTAAATCTATTTATTAAAACGCTATGCGAGTATTGGATTGGTATTTGGGAATATTATGTGAATGATGTTGCGTTTTCTGATGAACAATTAAATACTATATTAAAATACATCATAGAATATGCAGAAATTGAATCTATTATTAAAATAGAAAAACAATCTAATCTCAAAAATTATCTAACAAAAGATTCTGAAATTTTAAACATCACATCTAACAATGATAAACTAATAAATATCATCTCTGATTTAGAACTAAAATTTATTGACTTAGACTTTAAGAATTCCCCAGAGAACATTTTAGAGTTTATTTACGAGAATAATCATTATGAGATAAACGAAAAAATGGTTAGTGAAATTATAAAAAAATATGGTGAATTCGAACAAGTAAGCTTTGATAATTCTAATTATTCTTCAATTAAAAACTCAAATTCGAATAGCCTTATTAACTACATAGAAGACTACATAAATGACTACATAACGAATATTTACTTAAAGCTTGATACGAATATTAATGAGGAACAAAAATCGTATTTAGAACTATTAAACCACTCTGATTTAAGTTTAAAACTAAAAAAAGAAGTCATTAAAAAAGTAGCAACAAAAATATCTGATATTTCAATTATTGAGGAAGCTAATTTGTTGCCATATATTATCGAAAATAATAAGATAGAACCTAAATGGGAAAACTTATTGTTCTTTTTCAAAGAATCCGAAAATAAAATATTAGAATCATCTATTGGCTTTATTAATAATATTGAAAACGCGAACGAATTAGCAAAAGTAAAAATGGCAACTAAATTTAATGATGAAAACATTTTTGGTGTATTCTGCAAAGCATTAATGCAATCAAACAAAATTAATAATGAGTCATTTGATTTAATTACAAATTCAATACCTTTCTGGTATAGCGACTTAGACATTGCAAATCTTGATGAAGAAAAAGTTCATTCATTAATAAATAATAGAGTAATTAGTCCAACGATTAAAAGTTTTGAAAGCTTAAAGGAAAACTATGAAAAGTTAAATATTAAATTATTAGAAAAGCACAAAGCTAAATTTATTGAAAAAATTGAGGAACTAATTTTAGATGCAAATGATGTAGAACTAATTTTAAAATCAAAAAAATTAAACAATATAGAAAAACTTAAGTTTTTAGAATCTTGTTCTAATGATACTATTTTATCAAAATCCGAAAATTTGAAGTCAATAAGTCAACTTATATTAAATGACAGTTCATTTCGTGTAAATGAGTTACTTTTCAAAGCTTTAATCATAGACCAAAGTGTATCGATTGTAAATAGAATTAAATTATTCAACAAGAATCTTTTTAGCGTTGACGAAACTTTCATAGAAAAATTCTTAATTAACTTAGCTAGTAATTATGAAAAAATTACAAATAAAAATAAAAAGGCAAAAATTAAAGACAATCCTGACAACAGAGAACTATTGACAAATTTGAAACGAAAAGATTACATTTCAAGTTTTTCTGTTGGAATATTTGGTTTAAGAGTTAATCATAAAAGAAAATAA
- a CDS encoding DUF1801 domain-containing protein, with translation MKPDIQSYNNQQTPTDKEICDLLATTINSKLAEAESKIWHAHPVWFLNDNPIVGYSKLKDCVRLMFWSGAGFEEEKLKTGTGKFKDASIRYTAIDQIKLTDIKRWLKKSRAIQWDYKNVVKRKGELIRLK, from the coding sequence ATGAAGCCAGACATTCAATCTTATAACAACCAGCAAACACCAACTGACAAAGAGATTTGTGACCTACTCGCTACAACCATTAATAGTAAATTAGCTGAAGCTGAAAGCAAAATATGGCACGCCCACCCGGTTTGGTTTTTAAATGACAACCCTATTGTGGGATATAGCAAATTAAAGGACTGTGTTCGATTGATGTTTTGGAGCGGGGCAGGTTTTGAAGAAGAAAAGCTTAAAACCGGTACGGGTAAATTTAAAGATGCCTCTATTCGATACACGGCAATAGATCAGATAAAGCTGACCGATATAAAAAGATGGTTAAAAAAGTCTAGAGCGATACAATGGGACTATAAAAACGTTGTAAAAAGAAAAGGCGAATTAATACGATTGAAATAA
- a CDS encoding DUF2200 domain-containing protein, with product MKTTPKHNERIATMTFASVYPHYITKVERKGRTKKELHQVIAWLTGFNEQDLQKLIDEKVSFKTFFEKATLNPNAPKITGVICGYRIEEIENPLTKQVRYLDKLVDELAKGKKMDKILREG from the coding sequence ATGAAAACAACACCCAAACACAACGAACGAATAGCAACTATGACTTTTGCCTCGGTTTATCCACACTACATCACCAAAGTGGAACGTAAAGGCAGAACAAAAAAAGAGCTACACCAAGTAATAGCGTGGTTGACGGGTTTTAACGAACAGGATCTGCAAAAATTGATTGATGAAAAAGTGAGCTTTAAAACCTTCTTTGAAAAAGCAACTCTAAACCCAAATGCTCCTAAAATAACCGGTGTTATTTGCGGCTATAGAATAGAAGAAATTGAAAACCCACTCACCAAACAGGTGCGGTACCTAGACAAATTGGTTGACGAATTAGCAAAAGGTAAAAAGATGGACAAGATTTTGCGAGAAGGATAA
- a CDS encoding S41 family peptidase, whose translation MKLKILITVLFSLWAIALQAQHNFLTKKQINEDIEFLTSTLNDKSSYTYLNGYNFNTDFENYLKTIGDTTKLEDFGLFITKTLAKIGDRHSSLTTIRGYSLNESLFLPYMYAPHNGKVVVLNLNQNKEFKILNPKFPYLKKIDGMEIKDFLQKTRPEDIEAPEETYFTMAVRDIRDIQKNYTILNKPLPKQVKLTLSDVAFKKDTTILVSPVDRSNRLRPWDEKFESKYVLVDDEEYNKPEIIKQLFKIKDSIAYIKIPAMSSKGEAPLLFDELNSFMKSIRNDSKALIIDVRSNSGGTRDLIYEFANYLVHPDSVYVVNATKQRATVPLLEEYIERLHGRFLFSYSELTKREQASVDTFLKTFKPMYELDDKKFSEYYFGLFNGQKLSEQSFYYNKPVYILANEKTFSAASVFVSVFKGIPNIQIVGVTTDGSSGNSEWFDLPNSELFGKISTMVSFQKNGKIFDGYGTEPDIKIERDMNQILWKSDTQLKKLKSLIRTED comes from the coding sequence ATGAAGTTGAAAATCTTGATTACAGTTCTATTCAGCCTATGGGCTATCGCTTTACAAGCACAGCATAATTTCCTGACCAAAAAACAGATAAACGAAGACATTGAATTTCTGACAAGCACCCTAAATGATAAATCGTCTTATACCTACTTAAACGGGTATAATTTTAATACCGATTTTGAAAACTATCTAAAAACAATAGGTGACACTACAAAACTTGAAGATTTTGGTCTGTTTATTACAAAAACCTTGGCCAAAATTGGCGATAGACATTCTTCATTAACTACTATAAGAGGGTATAGTTTAAATGAATCTCTTTTTCTACCCTATATGTACGCACCACACAATGGAAAAGTAGTCGTTTTAAATTTAAACCAGAACAAAGAATTTAAAATACTAAACCCCAAATTTCCTTATCTCAAAAAAATCGATGGGATGGAAATTAAGGATTTCTTACAAAAAACACGACCCGAAGATATAGAGGCACCTGAAGAAACGTACTTTACCATGGCTGTTAGAGATATTCGGGATATTCAGAAAAATTATACGATTCTCAACAAACCATTGCCCAAACAAGTTAAATTAACGCTTTCGGATGTTGCATTTAAAAAAGATACAACAATTTTGGTATCACCTGTTGATAGGTCAAATAGGTTACGCCCTTGGGATGAAAAGTTTGAAAGTAAATACGTTCTTGTAGACGACGAAGAATACAATAAGCCCGAGATAATAAAACAACTTTTTAAGATTAAAGATAGCATTGCATACATCAAGATTCCTGCTATGTCTAGTAAAGGTGAAGCTCCTCTTCTTTTTGATGAGCTTAATTCTTTTATGAAATCTATCCGCAATGACAGCAAAGCCCTAATTATTGATGTAAGAAGCAACAGTGGCGGAACTAGAGATTTAATATATGAATTCGCCAACTATTTAGTGCATCCCGATTCTGTATATGTTGTAAACGCTACAAAACAAAGAGCAACAGTTCCATTACTAGAAGAATATATAGAGCGTTTACACGGCAGGTTTTTGTTTTCCTATTCTGAATTAACGAAACGAGAGCAAGCAAGCGTAGATACATTTTTGAAAACATTTAAACCAATGTACGAGTTGGACGATAAAAAATTCAGCGAGTATTATTTTGGTTTATTTAACGGACAAAAATTATCTGAACAATCTTTCTACTACAACAAGCCTGTTTACATTTTAGCCAACGAAAAAACGTTCAGTGCAGCGTCAGTTTTTGTTTCTGTTTTCAAGGGAATTCCTAACATACAAATTGTTGGCGTAACAACAGATGGCTCCAGTGGAAATAGCGAATGGTTTGATTTGCCAAATTCAGAGTTATTTGGAAAAATAAGCACCATGGTTTCGTTTCAAAAAAACGGAAAAATTTTTGACGGATATGGAACAGAACCCGACATAAAGATTGAAAGAGATATGAATCAAATTTTATGGAAGTCTGACACACAACTTAAAAAATTAAAAAGTTTGATACGTACTGAAGATTAA
- a CDS encoding NAD(P)/FAD-dependent oxidoreductase yields MSILVQIRVLPRQQEDEAYLLELALEKAKLRKNEIKDWRIRKRSIDARNKTVKLNLQIELWQHSDTREIIPAFIPQEISKKREIAIIGAGPAGLYAALRALEAGIKPIVFERGKDVRSRRRDLAKINKEQTVNPESNYCFGEGGAGTYSDGKLYTRSKKKGNVLKAMEWFVHFGADPDILVDAHPHIGTNKLPQIITSMREAILEYGGEVHFNSKLTDLKLKENRITGLQINETNWHSFNDVVLSTGHSARDIFHLLHNKQIKIEAKPFALGVRVEHPQELIDHIQYHGDNDNPYLPPASYALVEQVDGLGVYSFCMCPGGIIAPCATQQDEVVTNGWSPSKRNNPYANSGIVVSIAPQDLPNYTPDDPFVCLNFQKSVEKSCWEAAGKTQQVPAQRMIDFVEGRLSTDFPKTSYLPGIVGADLNLVLPPLISKRLRKAFVSFGRKMKGYYTNEAVLHAPESRTSSPVSIPRNPETLEHVEIKGLYPCGEGAGYAGGIISAAIDGINCVDAIAKKYAEK; encoded by the coding sequence ATGAGCATATTGGTACAAATAAGAGTTTTGCCGCGGCAACAAGAAGATGAAGCTTACCTGCTAGAGTTAGCGTTGGAAAAAGCAAAGCTTCGGAAAAATGAAATTAAAGATTGGCGCATACGAAAACGTTCAATAGATGCCAGAAATAAAACGGTAAAGCTTAATCTGCAAATTGAATTATGGCAACATTCAGATACGCGCGAAATAATCCCTGCTTTTATACCCCAAGAAATTTCCAAAAAAAGAGAAATTGCTATTATTGGTGCAGGTCCAGCAGGTCTGTATGCTGCTTTGCGAGCTCTTGAAGCCGGAATAAAACCTATTGTTTTTGAACGTGGAAAAGATGTGCGTTCCAGACGTCGCGATTTGGCAAAAATAAATAAGGAACAAACGGTAAATCCAGAGTCTAATTATTGCTTTGGCGAAGGAGGAGCCGGTACGTACTCTGATGGGAAATTATATACGCGCTCTAAAAAAAAGGGTAATGTTTTAAAAGCGATGGAATGGTTTGTTCATTTTGGAGCAGATCCTGATATTCTGGTAGATGCGCATCCGCATATTGGTACTAATAAATTACCTCAAATTATAACCTCCATGCGAGAAGCTATTCTGGAATATGGAGGAGAGGTTCATTTTAACTCCAAGCTAACCGATTTAAAACTAAAAGAAAATCGAATAACCGGACTTCAAATTAATGAAACAAATTGGCATTCTTTTAATGATGTTGTGCTTTCTACAGGGCATTCTGCTCGAGATATTTTTCATCTTTTGCATAACAAACAGATTAAAATTGAAGCCAAGCCTTTTGCTTTGGGCGTTCGTGTAGAGCATCCGCAAGAGTTAATAGATCACATTCAATATCATGGAGATAACGATAATCCGTATTTACCACCGGCTTCCTACGCGCTTGTAGAGCAGGTAGATGGTTTAGGGGTGTATTCGTTTTGTATGTGTCCGGGCGGGATTATTGCCCCTTGTGCAACCCAGCAGGATGAGGTGGTTACAAACGGTTGGAGCCCCAGTAAACGCAATAATCCGTATGCCAATTCAGGTATTGTGGTTAGCATAGCGCCTCAAGATCTCCCAAATTATACTCCAGATGATCCTTTTGTTTGTTTGAACTTTCAAAAATCTGTTGAAAAATCTTGTTGGGAAGCTGCTGGAAAAACGCAGCAAGTTCCCGCGCAACGTATGATTGATTTTGTGGAAGGACGATTGTCTACCGATTTTCCGAAGACATCTTACTTACCCGGAATTGTAGGAGCAGACCTCAATCTTGTTTTACCACCTTTAATTTCTAAAAGATTACGAAAAGCCTTTGTGTCTTTTGGTAGAAAAATGAAAGGGTATTATACCAATGAAGCTGTGTTACATGCTCCAGAAAGCCGAACGTCTTCTCCCGTTTCTATTCCGCGCAACCCAGAGACGTTAGAACATGTTGAAATAAAAGGGCTTTATCCTTGTGGGGAAGGAGCCGGTTATGCAGGTGGCATTATCTCGGCCGCTATCGATGGGATTAATTGTGTGGATGCGATTGCTAAGAAATATGCTGAGAAATAA
- a CDS encoding T9SS type A sorting domain-containing protein produces the protein MKTFYFLLLVAISSILTYILVFSETEPEARVNETEAYFEEYPSDWMYYQRAYPDNYIDVSALQKAKTRVKSIVNNRNQNGSDWTLAGPLNTGGRITDVAISPDSDDVLYVAAATGGIFKTTDQGANWTPIFDEVGPMSIGDLAIAPSNADIIYVGTGEANGSSNSGAFFGDGIYRSNDAGATWSNIGLAESQHIGRIAVDPTNPDRLFVAATGTLYGHNPERGVYRTTNGGTDWEQVLHVTDSTAAIDVAMNPQNTDILYAAMWERTRQPWQRDYAGVTSVIHRSMDGGDTWEELGASNGLPAASTQTGRIGLAVSASDPSTLYARFTTDEITNEFNGLYKSTDNGDTWNLVTLGALTGIDSSFGWYFGNVRIDPTDPETVWVIGFQLARSNNSGDSWSNISGMHVDHHALEYSTNNNDFLLAGNDGGAYISQNGGNNWTKFENLPITQFYNIEVDNLAPQNLYGGTQDNNTIRTTTASTDDWEAVWGGDGFHVGIDPVDNNYIYVESQYGNLGRSTNGGATFSGATSGISGSDRNNWNTPVVISPFNTEMVYYGTQRLYSSTHAEFWSPISPDLTNGQHPSGSLTYGTLTAIAPSYLNLETIYTGSDDGNVNVTFDGGDTWENISASLPDRYVTSVAISPSDDMVAYVTFSGYNRLDYTPHVFKTEDGGQNWVDISGNLPEIPVNDLIITADESLLFVATDVNVWYSENNGANWTVLGNELPMTLTRDLKMHEPTQTLYAGTYGRSIHSYDISTIVLGTENFTTTEEEVTLYPVPATTELNIRHSLTSEGTITVYDNTGRSVKNLFSGSLEASSQQSFSIADLPSGIYFIRIVSKGNTISKQFVVK, from the coding sequence ATGAAAACTTTTTACTTCCTATTACTAGTTGCTATTAGCTCTATACTTACTTATATTTTGGTCTTTTCAGAAACAGAACCAGAAGCCCGTGTAAACGAAACGGAAGCTTATTTTGAAGAATACCCCAGCGACTGGATGTATTACCAACGTGCCTATCCTGATAATTATATAGATGTTTCGGCCTTACAAAAAGCTAAAACACGTGTAAAGTCTATTGTAAATAATAGAAATCAAAACGGAAGTGATTGGACATTGGCAGGCCCTTTAAATACTGGCGGTAGAATAACCGATGTAGCTATTTCACCAGATAGTGACGATGTACTTTATGTTGCCGCAGCCACTGGAGGCATTTTTAAAACAACTGATCAAGGTGCTAATTGGACACCTATTTTTGATGAAGTAGGCCCTATGTCCATTGGTGATCTTGCCATCGCCCCTTCTAATGCTGATATTATATATGTAGGAACCGGAGAAGCAAACGGAAGCTCCAACTCAGGTGCGTTTTTTGGAGACGGTATCTATCGCTCTAATGATGCGGGTGCCACTTGGAGTAACATTGGTCTTGCGGAGAGTCAGCATATTGGACGTATCGCTGTGGACCCTACCAATCCTGATCGTCTTTTTGTAGCTGCTACCGGAACATTATACGGTCATAATCCAGAACGCGGTGTCTACCGTACTACCAATGGCGGGACAGATTGGGAGCAAGTATTACACGTAACGGATTCTACTGCTGCTATTGATGTAGCGATGAACCCCCAAAATACCGATATACTGTATGCCGCTATGTGGGAACGTACTCGCCAACCGTGGCAACGGGATTATGCAGGAGTTACCTCAGTTATCCACCGTTCTATGGATGGAGGTGATACTTGGGAAGAACTGGGAGCTAGCAATGGTTTACCTGCTGCCTCTACACAAACTGGGCGTATTGGCTTGGCTGTATCGGCTTCAGACCCATCAACCTTATATGCTCGTTTTACTACCGATGAAATAACCAACGAGTTTAATGGTTTGTATAAATCTACCGACAATGGAGATACGTGGAACCTAGTTACTTTAGGTGCTTTAACAGGTATTGATTCCAGTTTTGGATGGTACTTTGGAAACGTTCGTATAGACCCTACCGATCCCGAAACAGTTTGGGTGATCGGTTTTCAGTTAGCCAGAAGTAATAACAGCGGTGATAGTTGGAGTAACATAAGTGGGATGCACGTAGATCACCACGCCTTAGAATATTCTACCAATAACAATGATTTTCTCTTAGCAGGAAACGATGGTGGGGCTTATATTTCACAGAATGGTGGAAATAATTGGACGAAATTTGAAAACCTACCCATTACGCAGTTTTACAATATCGAAGTAGATAATTTAGCACCACAAAATCTATATGGTGGTACTCAAGATAACAATACTATTAGAACCACAACTGCGAGCACTGATGACTGGGAAGCAGTTTGGGGAGGTGATGGTTTTCACGTAGGGATTGACCCTGTAGACAATAATTATATTTATGTAGAATCGCAATACGGAAATTTAGGACGTTCTACTAATGGTGGCGCCACCTTTTCAGGGGCAACTAGTGGTATTAGTGGCAGCGACCGAAACAATTGGAACACGCCAGTAGTAATTTCGCCTTTTAATACGGAAATGGTGTACTACGGAACCCAACGTTTATATTCATCAACACACGCAGAATTTTGGTCACCAATAAGTCCAGACCTTACTAATGGACAGCACCCGAGTGGTTCGCTTACCTACGGAACCCTGACTGCAATTGCTCCTTCATATTTAAATCTAGAAACAATTTATACAGGTAGCGATGATGGAAACGTGAACGTAACGTTTGATGGGGGCGACACGTGGGAAAATATAAGTGCTAGCCTTCCAGACCGGTATGTGACTTCAGTAGCTATTTCGCCTAGTGATGATATGGTAGCGTATGTAACCTTTTCAGGTTATAATCGTTTGGATTATACACCACACGTATTTAAAACGGAAGACGGCGGACAAAATTGGGTTGATATTTCAGGAAATTTACCCGAAATACCTGTTAATGATCTTATAATAACAGCAGATGAAAGCCTCTTGTTTGTAGCGACCGACGTCAATGTTTGGTATTCTGAAAACAATGGCGCTAATTGGACGGTATTAGGAAACGAATTGCCTATGACACTTACCCGTGACTTAAAAATGCACGAACCCACCCAAACTTTATACGCAGGAACGTATGGGCGGTCTATTCACAGTTATGATATTAGCACCATTGTATTAGGAACTGAAAATTTCACTACTACGGAAGAAGAAGTAACACTCTACCCTGTTCCTGCTACTACAGAACTGAATATACGTCATTCGTTAACCAGCGAGGGAACTATAACGGTGTATGATAACACAGGTCGAAGCGTGAAAAATCTGTTTTCAGGTTCTTTAGAAGCATCAAGCCAACAATCCTTTTCAATTGCTGATTTACCTTCTGGAATTTATTTTATTCGAATTGTTTCAAAAGGAAATACTATTTCAAAACAATTTGTGGTGAAGTAA
- a CDS encoding HD domain-containing protein has protein sequence MISENLVKQITFIKEIDKIKYIQRRTKLFNSDRRENDAEHSWHLAMIAIVLSEHSNDDIDLLKVIKMVLIHDIVEIDAGDTFIYDQTKNHENTTEEKKCAERIFGMLPEKQAEEYLQIWMEFEDGISNEAKFAKSMDRLEPLLQNASNNGGTWKEFGVKYETVYGKQKTIKKGSTTLWGYAKDLIEDSVDKGILEK, from the coding sequence ATGATCTCAGAAAACTTAGTAAAACAAATAACCTTCATTAAGGAAATAGATAAGATAAAATACATTCAAAGACGCACAAAACTGTTTAATAGCGACAGACGTGAAAACGATGCGGAACACAGTTGGCATTTGGCAATGATAGCGATTGTTTTAAGTGAACATTCCAATGATGATATTGACTTGTTAAAGGTTATTAAAATGGTTTTAATCCACGATATTGTTGAGATTGATGCTGGCGACACTTTTATATATGACCAAACTAAAAATCACGAGAACACCACAGAAGAAAAAAAATGTGCGGAACGTATTTTTGGAATGCTACCCGAAAAACAAGCGGAGGAATATCTACAAATTTGGATGGAATTTGAAGACGGTATTTCTAATGAAGCTAAGTTTGCAAAATCAATGGATAGATTGGAACCTTTGTTGCAAAACGCTTCCAACAACGGCGGAACATGGAAAGAGTTTGGAGTGAAGTATGAGACCGTTTACGGGAAACAAAAGACAATTAAAAAAGGTTCAACAACACTATGGGGTTATGCTAAAGACCTTATAGAGGACAGTGTTGACAAAGGGATTTTAGAAAAATAG